From one Ignavibacteria bacterium genomic stretch:
- a CDS encoding NADH-quinone oxidoreductase subunit M: MGVTALLLTLFAPLIGAAAVLFIGRNQERAIRVVTLLISLCTLGISALLLPEFNSASHQMQFVVDVPWIAALDTGFRIGLDGTNLLMVLLTTFIMPIALLAGWKGITQRVKEFNVLMLMLQFAMTGVFVALDTFLFYVFWELILIPMALIIGIWGGNERIYASVKFFIYTLVGSLLMLIAIIWLGFAAEAQGIGFTADLIKLRSVAPNIPSNIQFWLFLAFALSFFIKVPLFPVHTWLPDAHTQAPTAGSVVLASLLLKLGAYGLIRFNLELFPQTSVALASALSVLAVVGIIYGALVAMVQTDMKRLIAYSSVSHMGFVVLGIFSLTVEGVQGAVIQMVNHGITTGALFICIGVLYERRHTREIADYGGVTSVMPRFAVLFTIAMFGSIGLPGLNGFVGEYLTLLGSFRSPFLNNWAYAIAATSGVIFAACYLLWLFKRLMYGKNNNPANHHLRDLTRLEYWQLVPLTIVMIWIGMAPRTVMSYAEQSVRNVVQNIENITFTRTAHNQP, from the coding sequence ATGGGTGTAACAGCACTTCTTTTAACTCTCTTTGCTCCGCTGATTGGTGCGGCGGCAGTTTTATTTATTGGGCGCAACCAGGAGCGCGCCATCCGTGTAGTAACGCTGCTTATTTCGTTATGTACGCTTGGCATATCTGCACTTCTGCTTCCGGAGTTTAACTCAGCATCGCACCAGATGCAGTTTGTTGTTGATGTTCCCTGGATAGCCGCATTGGATACCGGGTTCCGAATCGGGTTAGACGGAACGAATCTTTTGATGGTTCTGCTAACAACCTTTATCATGCCCATTGCATTGCTTGCCGGCTGGAAAGGAATAACCCAGCGGGTGAAGGAATTTAACGTCCTCATGCTCATGCTGCAGTTTGCGATGACCGGTGTTTTTGTTGCTCTAGACACCTTCCTGTTCTATGTGTTCTGGGAGCTGATCCTGATCCCGATGGCACTCATCATTGGAATTTGGGGAGGCAACGAGCGCATTTACGCCTCGGTGAAATTCTTTATCTATACGCTGGTTGGATCGCTGCTGATGCTTATCGCCATCATCTGGCTTGGCTTTGCCGCCGAAGCACAGGGGATAGGGTTTACTGCTGACCTGATAAAGCTCCGGTCAGTAGCACCGAACATCCCGTCCAACATTCAGTTCTGGCTTTTCCTGGCTTTTGCGCTGAGCTTTTTTATCAAGGTGCCACTATTTCCGGTGCACACCTGGCTGCCGGATGCCCATACACAGGCACCAACAGCCGGCTCTGTTGTGCTTGCCAGCCTGCTGCTCAAGCTTGGTGCCTATGGTTTAATTCGGTTTAACCTGGAACTGTTCCCGCAAACCTCGGTGGCTCTTGCCAGTGCCCTGAGTGTTTTGGCCGTTGTTGGCATTATCTACGGAGCCCTTGTTGCAATGGTGCAGACCGATATGAAGCGGCTGATTGCGTACAGCTCGGTAAGTCACATGGGCTTTGTTGTTCTGGGAATCTTTAGCTTAACTGTTGAAGGTGTTCAGGGGGCTGTGATTCAGATGGTAAACCATGGTATTACCACCGGCGCACTCTTTATCTGCATTGGTGTGCTGTACGAGCGACGTCACACCCGCGAAATTGCTGACTACGGCGGAGTTACCAGCGTGATGCCCCGTTTTGCGGTATTGTTCACCATTGCCATGTTTGGTTCAATCGGTTTACCCGGTCTGAACGGCTTCGTTGGCGAATATCTTACACTTCTTGGCTCGTTCCGCAGTCCGTTCCTGAATAACTGGGCCTATGCAATTGCTGCAACCAGCGGCGTGATTTTTGCCGCCTGCTATCTGCTGTGGTTGTTCAAGCGACTGATGTACGGGAAGAACAACAATCCGGCAAACCATCATCTGCGTGACCTTACGCGTCTGGAATACTGGCAGCTTGTGCCGCTTACCATTGTGATGATATGGATTGGCATGGCACCCCGGACAGTGATGTCGTATGCCGAACAAAGTGTACGCAACGTTGTTCAGAATATCGAAAACATTACTTTTACAAGAACAGCACACAATCAGCCCTGA
- a CDS encoding c-type cytochrome, protein MKKALKITVYVIGALALAIIAVLTYVKTMLPSVGEPPVLTVAKAPENVERGRYLANHVMVCADCHSTRDWSVFSGPPVAGTIGKGGERFDQTMGFPGKYVANNITPHHLGSWTDGEIFRAITAGVSKDGRALFSIMPHHNFGQLDRRDIEDVIAYIRTLQPIQFDTEPSESDFPMNFIINTIPAKPVFSTRPSPSNTVAYGKYLVTASGCYDCHTKMEQGKPVGEPFAGGFEMRFPNGAVLRSANITPDVITGIGGWTQEQFVLHFKAFADSGYIPPRVGPADLQTIMPWTMYAGMTEQDLASIYQYLKSLKPVSNAVKIFTLPSK, encoded by the coding sequence ATGAAGAAAGCATTGAAAATTACAGTCTATGTTATTGGTGCACTTGCCCTGGCCATCATTGCAGTGCTAACCTATGTAAAGACCATGCTTCCGTCCGTTGGTGAACCACCTGTGCTGACGGTGGCTAAGGCACCGGAAAACGTGGAGCGCGGGCGCTACCTGGCAAACCACGTGATGGTGTGTGCCGATTGCCACTCTACCAGGGACTGGAGTGTATTCTCTGGCCCGCCGGTTGCCGGCACCATTGGCAAAGGCGGCGAGAGGTTCGACCAAACCATGGGCTTCCCGGGCAAGTACGTGGCCAATAACATTACACCACACCACCTGGGAAGCTGGACTGACGGTGAGATTTTCAGGGCAATTACGGCAGGGGTTTCAAAAGATGGAAGAGCATTGTTCTCAATTATGCCCCATCACAACTTTGGACAGTTGGACAGGCGTGATATCGAGGACGTGATTGCCTACATCCGTACTCTGCAGCCAATACAGTTTGATACCGAACCTTCGGAGTCTGACTTCCCGATGAACTTTATCATCAATACCATTCCGGCAAAACCGGTGTTCTCAACCCGTCCGTCACCCTCCAACACTGTGGCGTACGGCAAGTATCTGGTTACGGCATCCGGCTGTTATGACTGCCATACCAAGATGGAGCAAGGTAAGCCTGTGGGCGAGCCCTTTGCCGGAGGCTTCGAAATGCGTTTCCCCAACGGGGCCGTTCTGAGATCGGCGAATATTACACCCGACGTAATAACCGGTATCGGAGGGTGGACACAGGAGCAGTTTGTTCTGCACTTTAAGGCGTTTGCCGACAGTGGCTACATACCGCCGCGTGTAGGTCCGGCAGATTTGCAAACCATAATGCCGTGGACGATGTATGCGGGGATGACGGAACAGGATTTGGCTTCGATTTATCAGTATCTGAAAAGCCTGAAACCGGTTTCGAATGCAGTAAAAATATTTACTCTGCCTTCGAAATAG
- a CDS encoding DUF1573 domain-containing protein has protein sequence MRSLLTACAVFVLTTTLGFSQGTTATDAAPHSKLEIIGGETYDWGKTKPPADGHLEATIKMKNVGNKPLKIVEVKPGCGCTKTDPDKMELTSGDVSTMGVKLNISPAQQGAITKSITVRWMDQDAFDALDAYRTKGTPIPAGTDTNAHVSYLFLKADIQRAISLTPSVYFAFQNLEIGQKSNNTVKITNNSDIPITFSDFTSDNGMVLSQKSKIELKPHESFDLTATIVPSMAGQFSALAQCKTSHPEHPTLDIRAYGFVKESKSPVFQQSKQ, from the coding sequence ATGCGTTCACTTTTAACAGCCTGCGCGGTGTTTGTACTGACTACGACACTTGGTTTTTCGCAAGGCACAACCGCTACTGATGCAGCACCACATTCAAAGCTGGAAATAATTGGTGGTGAAACCTATGACTGGGGCAAAACAAAGCCACCGGCCGACGGACACCTTGAAGCAACAATCAAAATGAAGAATGTTGGCAATAAGCCACTCAAGATTGTAGAAGTTAAACCCGGATGCGGTTGTACAAAAACCGATCCCGATAAAATGGAGCTAACGTCGGGCGACGTTAGCACTATGGGCGTAAAACTGAACATCAGCCCGGCACAGCAAGGCGCTATTACAAAGTCAATCACCGTTAGATGGATGGACCAGGATGCATTTGATGCTCTGGATGCGTACAGAACAAAGGGTACCCCTATCCCTGCAGGGACTGACACCAATGCTCATGTTTCGTATCTCTTTTTAAAGGCCGATATCCAGCGCGCGATTTCGCTTACACCCAGCGTTTACTTTGCATTTCAGAACCTGGAAATTGGTCAGAAATCAAACAACACGGTAAAGATTACCAACAACTCGGATATCCCGATCACGTTTTCTGATTTCACGTCCGACAATGGTATGGTTCTTAGCCAAAAAAGTAAAATCGAGCTGAAACCACACGAGTCGTTTGATCTTACCGCAACGATTGTACCGTCGATGGCCGGACAATTCAGTGCCTTGGCTCAGTGCAAAACCAGCCATCCTGAGCACCCCACGCTTGATATCCGGGCCTATGGTTTTGTTAAGGAAAGCAAGAGTCCGGTATTCCAGCAATCCAAGCAGTAA
- a CDS encoding zf-TFIIB domain-containing protein produces the protein MKCPNCNVNLVMTDRSGVEIDYCPECRGVWLDRGELDKIIERSVQPQRQSYSDEHYSKPQHRHHDEYHHKKRKGLLGDLFDF, from the coding sequence ATGAAGTGTCCGAACTGTAACGTAAACCTTGTCATGACTGACCGCTCAGGCGTCGAAATCGACTATTGTCCGGAATGCCGCGGAGTATGGCTGGACCGTGGCGAACTGGATAAGATTATCGAGCGCTCGGTTCAGCCACAGCGTCAGTCATACTCTGATGAGCACTACAGTAAACCGCAGCACCGTCATCACGATGAGTACCACCACAAGAAGCGCAAAGGACTGCTGGGCGACCTGTTTGACTTTTAG
- a CDS encoding ATP-binding cassette domain-containing protein, whose product MTELTGKGLSKAFGKRVLFSDLSLDVAGGDCLGLIGPNGSGKTTLLKVLGGIISADTGTLQLRIDSKPAEPVISHVGVVAPWLRIYEEFTVAELMQHVLRLRGLNVNNNTIHEVLETMELRLRAADEIRLLSSGLRQRLLLALAVLPKPALLLLDEPSVTLDAGGRALVSRVIQQHRHEGGVVLLATNDDFEIALCSRTYSLSSTAASNM is encoded by the coding sequence ATGACGGAATTAACGGGCAAGGGGCTTAGCAAGGCGTTTGGGAAGCGGGTACTGTTCAGCGACCTCAGTCTTGATGTTGCAGGCGGTGACTGCCTTGGCCTGATTGGTCCCAACGGCTCGGGCAAGACAACGCTCCTGAAAGTTCTTGGCGGAATAATCAGTGCTGATACAGGAACACTACAACTGAGAATTGACAGCAAGCCGGCAGAGCCGGTGATTAGCCACGTTGGTGTGGTTGCTCCGTGGTTACGTATTTATGAAGAGTTTACGGTTGCCGAGCTCATGCAGCACGTTCTCCGGCTGCGTGGCCTGAATGTTAATAACAATACGATTCACGAAGTGCTTGAAACCATGGAATTACGGCTTCGTGCTGCCGATGAGATCAGGCTGCTCAGTAGCGGACTGCGCCAGCGACTCCTGCTGGCACTTGCTGTTTTGCCTAAACCGGCTCTGCTGCTGCTGGACGAGCCTTCGGTAACCCTTGATGCTGGCGGACGAGCGCTGGTGTCCCGCGTAATACAGCAACACCGCCACGAGGGCGGTGTTGTACTACTGGCTACAAATGATGATTTCGAAATTGCGCTGTGCAGCCGTACCTATTCGTTAAGCAGTACCGCTGCATCCAACATGTAA
- a CDS encoding NADH-quinone oxidoreductase subunit N — MNTEILGSLPLVVIWLALGAIGIVIQAFIKRDSSVVYGYYMATLAVTGILAATTLWSRGTAFNNMITLGGSAAFFDILFCIAGILAMLASKPYMQRMKAGFDEFYTIMVGSIAGMMLMAHAQNMLVMFIGLELMSVSFYVLAGFMRTSNRSVEASLKYFLLGAFASGFLVYGIALIYGATGSLQYGDIFTVVLGGTSQYPLLLAIGSVLLIVGLSFKIAAFPFHQWVPDVYEGAPTIVTSFMSTAGKAAAFSAILPAFTALMPMVKTAVLTPQLQLTLAIVSAVTMLVGNITAVVQKSVKRMLAFSSVAHAGYLLMGIVAGTADGHDAIMFYLTAYTFMQLGAFVVVSMLETNDETSLTFDAYAGLSKRNPPLAAAMAIFMFSLAGIPPLAGFFGKYLLFIAAIDAGFTWLTIVAVASSVISVWFYLGLVVKMYFQDAEHSAVQPPSGTSAVTVAVCTTATVVLGILPTLITNLLASW; from the coding sequence ATGAATACCGAAATCCTTGGATCGCTGCCTCTTGTGGTGATTTGGCTGGCTCTCGGAGCCATTGGAATTGTAATACAAGCCTTTATTAAACGCGATTCGTCGGTAGTGTACGGCTACTACATGGCAACACTGGCCGTTACCGGTATCCTTGCCGCAACAACGCTGTGGTCTCGGGGAACTGCGTTTAACAACATGATTACGCTGGGTGGGTCGGCGGCATTTTTCGACATTCTGTTCTGTATTGCGGGCATCCTGGCAATGCTGGCGTCAAAACCATACATGCAGCGCATGAAGGCCGGTTTTGATGAGTTCTATACCATCATGGTGGGCAGTATTGCCGGCATGATGCTGATGGCCCATGCCCAGAACATGCTTGTGATGTTTATCGGTCTTGAACTGATGTCGGTAAGCTTCTACGTTCTGGCCGGCTTTATGCGCACGTCAAACCGCAGTGTGGAGGCATCGCTGAAGTACTTCCTGCTCGGTGCCTTTGCTTCGGGGTTTCTGGTGTATGGTATTGCACTGATCTACGGAGCCACCGGTTCACTTCAGTACGGAGATATTTTCACGGTCGTCCTGGGCGGTACCAGCCAGTATCCGCTGCTTCTTGCGATAGGCTCGGTACTTCTTATTGTTGGCTTGTCGTTTAAAATTGCTGCTTTCCCGTTCCACCAGTGGGTGCCTGATGTGTATGAGGGGGCGCCGACGATTGTAACGTCGTTTATGAGTACCGCAGGCAAGGCCGCAGCGTTCTCCGCCATTTTGCCTGCATTTACCGCCTTAATGCCGATGGTGAAAACGGCGGTGCTAACACCTCAGCTTCAGCTTACGCTGGCCATTGTCTCGGCTGTTACGATGCTGGTTGGCAATATCACTGCAGTGGTACAAAAAAGTGTTAAGCGGATGCTTGCCTTCTCGTCAGTTGCTCATGCGGGCTACCTGCTGATGGGTATTGTTGCCGGTACGGCCGATGGGCATGACGCCATCATGTTTTATCTGACGGCCTACACGTTTATGCAGCTGGGTGCCTTTGTTGTTGTTAGCATGCTGGAAACCAACGATGAAACGTCGCTCACGTTCGATGCGTATGCCGGTCTGTCAAAACGGAATCCACCGTTAGCCGCGGCGATGGCTATTTTTATGTTTTCGCTGGCGGGTATTCCGCCCCTTGCCGGCTTTTTTGGCAAGTACCTGTTGTTTATCGCAGCAATTGATGCCGGTTTTACGTGGCTTACCATTGTTGCAGTTGCATCGTCAGTGATATCGGTATGGTTCTACCTTGGATTGGTTGTAAAAATGTATTTTCAGGATGCCGAACATTCGGCGGTACAGCCACCGTCGGGCACCTCGGCAGTTACCGTGGCAGTGTGTACCACGGCAACCGTCGTCCTTGGTATTCTGCCAACCCTTATCACCAATCTGCTGGCATCATGGTAA
- a CDS encoding tetratricopeptide repeat-containing sensor histidine kinase, which yields MTSIHTPEQLDHFKSILRSARRGLVSSPNPGEFAALHTETVEAATLCKDSKVKTELCTVIAEYYHTIAEHDLVLLWLDKASMAADGNASAVAWVAYTRASIQMRNGQYQEALETVNSFNRAHLETNVRMAARFVMLHAGLLASLGHPDEAEGKYLKAIELYEQLESPSGMATAYYNYAELCLQLDNELTAHEMLVKAYEIESRMNNFSGLATTTGHLALLFAKRGETGECLQKYEESKLYAAMANIPMVIAVVKVNAIEIFETLRNFPAADACLADAQAYLEQHPFPVCEGALANAKGKMYARHGDFAAAEMYMHQALRISMEQKNKLNTGLSHLELGRLYSGTGKHDTAISHLNKAVNMLADAKAYIHTFLAVNALSSAYAATGDYKNAYEAASQWLVSFGRVFGERTIKRLRQMHARFTHQRENQADEIHRLRNIELNEINNKLIAANSKLTELAAEKDDLIAIAAHDLRNPLADMNALLKTLIARYDSIDKDALVDELSELQLTVNRMGTIVHSFMELKPQGPYPAIGVTKMDLQMVSKNAVQRSRGRADRKGITIEHSVPAETVWAVGDPSVTDAVLDNLISNAIKYSPPHSTISVEVIAPVTVKASTFPDKGGKRLASVRVKDQGPGISKQEQPLLFTKYTQLSARPTAGEHSMGVGLYLSKRMAERMNATIIFEPEYSDGASFLFSLPVSLD from the coding sequence ATGACGTCAATTCACACTCCTGAACAGTTAGACCATTTTAAATCCATACTTCGCTCAGCGCGGCGTGGCCTGGTATCAAGTCCGAACCCCGGTGAGTTTGCCGCCCTTCACACCGAAACCGTCGAGGCAGCCACGCTGTGTAAGGACAGTAAGGTAAAAACTGAGCTGTGTACCGTCATTGCCGAGTATTACCATACGATAGCCGAGCATGATTTGGTGTTGCTGTGGCTGGACAAAGCCTCGATGGCGGCTGACGGCAATGCCAGCGCAGTAGCGTGGGTTGCCTATACGCGGGCAAGTATCCAGATGCGCAACGGACAGTATCAGGAAGCTCTGGAGACAGTGAACAGTTTTAACCGTGCGCACCTTGAAACCAACGTCCGCATGGCTGCCCGTTTTGTTATGCTGCATGCCGGACTTCTTGCTTCGCTGGGCCATCCCGACGAAGCCGAGGGAAAATACCTCAAGGCTATCGAGCTGTACGAGCAGTTAGAATCACCCAGCGGCATGGCAACCGCCTACTACAACTATGCAGAGCTTTGCCTGCAGCTGGACAACGAGCTCACGGCCCATGAAATGCTGGTAAAAGCCTACGAGATTGAATCCCGGATGAATAATTTTTCCGGACTGGCAACCACCACGGGTCACCTTGCCCTGTTGTTCGCCAAACGAGGTGAAACCGGAGAGTGTTTACAGAAATACGAAGAGTCTAAACTGTACGCTGCAATGGCAAACATTCCCATGGTGATTGCCGTTGTAAAGGTTAATGCCATCGAGATTTTTGAGACACTCCGAAACTTCCCTGCTGCCGACGCCTGCCTTGCCGATGCTCAGGCGTATTTGGAGCAACATCCGTTTCCGGTTTGTGAAGGGGCTTTGGCAAACGCCAAGGGCAAGATGTATGCACGCCACGGCGATTTTGCTGCAGCAGAAATGTACATGCATCAGGCGCTACGCATTTCAATGGAGCAAAAGAACAAACTCAACACGGGGCTAAGCCACCTGGAATTGGGCAGGTTGTATTCAGGTACCGGAAAACACGATACTGCAATTTCGCACCTGAACAAGGCCGTGAACATGCTTGCCGATGCGAAGGCATATATCCACACCTTTCTTGCCGTAAACGCTCTGAGCTCTGCTTACGCAGCAACCGGCGACTATAAAAATGCTTACGAAGCTGCATCACAGTGGCTGGTGTCGTTCGGTCGCGTTTTTGGCGAGCGCACCATTAAACGGCTGCGTCAGATGCATGCCCGGTTTACCCATCAGCGTGAGAACCAGGCCGATGAAATTCACCGGCTCCGCAATATCGAACTCAACGAAATCAACAATAAGCTGATTGCGGCAAATAGCAAACTCACCGAGCTTGCGGCTGAAAAAGATGACCTGATCGCAATTGCCGCTCATGACCTGCGTAATCCGCTGGCCGATATGAATGCGTTGCTAAAAACACTGATCGCCCGGTATGACTCGATTGATAAAGATGCGCTGGTTGATGAACTCAGCGAGCTGCAGCTTACCGTAAACCGGATGGGGACGATCGTACATTCGTTTATGGAACTGAAACCACAGGGACCGTACCCGGCAATTGGTGTTACTAAGATGGATCTGCAGATGGTTTCGAAAAATGCCGTACAACGGAGTCGAGGCCGCGCCGACAGAAAGGGAATAACGATTGAACACAGTGTACCGGCCGAAACGGTATGGGCGGTAGGCGATCCGTCGGTTACGGACGCAGTTCTGGACAATCTTATCTCGAACGCCATTAAGTATTCACCACCACACAGCACCATATCCGTAGAAGTGATTGCACCGGTAACCGTAAAGGCCAGCACGTTTCCGGACAAGGGTGGTAAGCGACTGGCCTCGGTACGGGTAAAGGATCAGGGACCGGGAATTAGCAAACAGGAGCAGCCGCTGTTGTTTACAAAGTACACCCAGCTCTCGGCCCGACCCACCGCTGGCGAACACAGTATGGGTGTTGGGCTGTACCTTTCCAAACGAATGGCGGAACGCATGAATGCCACCATCATCTTCGAGCCGGAGTATTCCGATGGCGCTTCGTTCCTGTTCAGTCTGCCAGTTTCACTGGACTAA
- a CDS encoding helix-turn-helix transcriptional regulator, protein MPNTANIYVPADDTEKQFIISIWRITEAGPEPRREIILPKGTVEIIFNSSDSVVYVNPARRTRMVLPPCFVNGINSRPFNLIKSGTQQFVGIQMNAIGMRGLFNVSPKQFANSVVEGDSVCRALSALGRQIADTQCFTEQVTFIRTWLHDMISHSALRSTTREMQELFCSQQFCGLTVQRLCDVHHVSDRHLRRLADEWLGMNTESWIIYNRYLTSLYLLHQQHGSLSQIGLESGYYDQAHFIREFKTFTGFTPGRYQKAANGIPGHILASAF, encoded by the coding sequence ATGCCTAATACTGCCAATATCTACGTACCAGCCGATGACACTGAAAAACAGTTTATCATAAGCATCTGGCGGATAACCGAGGCAGGACCCGAACCCCGAAGGGAGATTATTCTACCCAAAGGGACAGTTGAAATAATTTTCAATTCGTCGGATAGTGTTGTTTATGTAAACCCGGCTCGCAGAACAAGGATGGTTTTACCGCCATGCTTTGTCAACGGCATAAATTCCAGACCGTTTAACCTGATTAAAAGCGGAACCCAGCAATTTGTTGGAATCCAGATGAATGCCATCGGCATGAGGGGTCTGTTTAACGTTTCTCCAAAACAGTTTGCTAATTCCGTTGTTGAAGGTGACAGTGTATGCAGGGCGCTATCCGCCCTGGGCAGACAGATTGCGGATACACAGTGTTTTACCGAACAGGTTACCTTCATCCGTACGTGGCTGCACGATATGATTTCGCATTCAGCACTGCGCAGCACTACCCGCGAGATGCAGGAACTGTTTTGCTCACAGCAGTTCTGTGGTTTAACAGTGCAACGCCTGTGCGATGTCCATCATGTTTCCGACAGACATCTGCGGCGCCTTGCAGACGAATGGCTGGGCATGAATACCGAATCCTGGATTATCTATAACCGGTACCTTACTTCACTCTACCTACTGCATCAGCAGCACGGCTCTCTCTCGCAAATCGGCCTGGAATCCGGGTACTATGACCAGGCTCACTTTATCCGGGAGTTTAAAACGTTTACCGGATTTACACCAGGTAGATATCAAAAAGCTGCAAATGGAATTCCCGGGCATATTCTGGCATCCGCTTTTTGA
- a CDS encoding choice-of-anchor D domain-containing protein: MVKRSVALVCLLLLMWLTSCPLGAQPAVDVFWNPNNRGDTVMDFGVTLEGFPVRKTFYVVNHETEPVAILATNSLAEPYYLIVNTRDVPPEHPRKEEFYRIGGLPYHIPPGDTGEFEVEYGAFKNNPTFPPDVTAKALLELRVVLVRDSLGPAAFKRFLLQALKTRYAVASVVTEINFDSVYVNPAPQPPSQQYPVTNASMLTIPVVAQDLKFLTSVVGDPEFVVPTLPAPVLAPKDMLRWEVRYKPHNAGTDSAVFTIVYRPNPTSNTDSLQVRLSGTGVVQQLQVDNASGMPPPVTVRGDTIDFGDVNADGSGGKTARIVVRNTGNINIGYDSESLEGSPADVQAFTIQQKLMEGGSGIATNDTDTLQIVFNPVQGGVHEARYVVTSNLAHRPIKGVPDGADRIVFVLRGFARKPRIDVVPGTVDFGAVVQQPACTPISEQRLTISNTGNIILRIDSVTVEPFGAAVTCSPSTQIPAIAVGASQEFVLRYAPLQPELLEASLVVHSSAIGSPVRIPLAGSSVPADTLRVQVGSSSLRPGTLLQLPVVVDGNKIRMAQNSSIVLTFDPRQLRYRGSVTNKTASEGSQFLMDAEMPRGVVTIKQSANGSFKERDTFVVLLFDTYLGQNVSTELTLDAGTTKFGNAGCDNIFTVETHSGTFSTDSICGLQYKAGVGGTLRMAASPNPVFDNVQIAVQAAYDGPIKVYGYDVWGTQVFHTELAESAVISTSMALLPPGLYLFVATQGVRRNSVTVVRP, from the coding sequence ATGGTAAAACGCAGTGTGGCCCTTGTGTGCCTCCTGCTGTTGATGTGGCTGACGTCCTGCCCCTTGGGTGCTCAACCCGCTGTTGATGTTTTCTGGAATCCCAACAACCGTGGTGATACGGTCATGGATTTCGGCGTTACCCTTGAGGGCTTCCCGGTACGGAAGACGTTCTACGTGGTTAACCACGAGACGGAGCCGGTTGCCATCCTGGCTACCAACTCTCTTGCCGAGCCGTACTACCTGATTGTGAATACCCGCGATGTTCCACCCGAACACCCCCGCAAGGAAGAGTTCTACCGTATCGGTGGACTTCCGTACCATATCCCGCCCGGTGATACAGGCGAATTCGAGGTTGAGTACGGTGCGTTTAAAAACAATCCCACATTCCCACCGGATGTTACCGCTAAAGCTCTGCTCGAACTCCGGGTGGTACTGGTGCGCGACTCTCTGGGTCCGGCAGCGTTTAAACGGTTTCTGCTGCAAGCGCTTAAAACACGGTATGCCGTAGCCTCGGTCGTAACCGAAATTAATTTCGATAGCGTGTATGTGAATCCGGCGCCTCAGCCCCCTTCACAACAGTATCCGGTTACAAACGCATCAATGTTGACGATTCCGGTGGTTGCACAGGATCTGAAGTTCCTGACCAGCGTGGTGGGCGATCCGGAATTCGTTGTTCCTACTCTGCCCGCTCCGGTGCTGGCTCCCAAGGATATGCTCCGGTGGGAGGTTCGCTATAAACCACATAATGCCGGTACCGACAGCGCGGTGTTTACAATTGTGTACCGGCCTAATCCTACCAGCAATACCGATAGTTTGCAGGTGCGACTGTCAGGTACCGGCGTGGTGCAGCAACTGCAGGTTGACAATGCGTCGGGAATGCCGCCACCGGTAACGGTACGGGGCGATACGATTGACTTTGGCGATGTAAATGCCGATGGGTCGGGTGGGAAAACAGCACGAATTGTTGTCCGCAATACCGGCAATATTAACATTGGTTATGATAGTGAGTCACTGGAAGGCAGTCCCGCCGATGTGCAGGCGTTTACCATTCAGCAAAAGCTGATGGAAGGGGGCTCTGGCATTGCAACCAACGATACCGATACGCTGCAGATTGTGTTTAACCCGGTACAGGGTGGTGTGCACGAAGCACGCTACGTTGTAACAAGCAACCTGGCACACCGTCCGATAAAAGGTGTGCCCGATGGTGCCGACAGGATTGTGTTTGTGCTGCGCGGCTTTGCCAGAAAACCACGGATCGACGTTGTTCCCGGCACGGTGGATTTTGGTGCGGTGGTTCAGCAGCCGGCCTGCACCCCAATCTCGGAACAACGGCTTACCATCAGCAATACCGGCAATATCATTCTGCGGATCGACAGCGTAACGGTCGAGCCGTTCGGTGCGGCGGTAACGTGCAGTCCTTCTACACAGATACCGGCAATTGCCGTGGGTGCTTCACAGGAGTTTGTTCTACGGTATGCGCCATTGCAACCAGAGCTGCTGGAGGCCAGCCTTGTGGTTCACAGCTCAGCAATCGGGTCGCCAGTCCGTATCCCGTTAGCGGGGAGTTCGGTTCCTGCCGATACCCTGCGGGTGCAGGTAGGCAGCTCATCACTGCGCCCGGGAACACTGCTGCAGCTTCCTGTGGTGGTGGATGGCAACAAAATCAGAATGGCTCAGAATTCATCCATCGTACTGACATTCGATCCGCGTCAGTTGCGCTACCGCGGATCCGTGACCAACAAAACAGCGTCGGAAGGATCGCAGTTTTTAATGGATGCCGAGATGCCGCGCGGTGTGGTAACAATCAAACAGTCGGCTAATGGTTCGTTTAAAGAGCGGGATACGTTTGTGGTGCTGTTGTTTGATACATACCTTGGACAAAACGTGTCAACCGAACTGACACTTGATGCAGGTACCACAAAATTCGGAAATGCCGGATGCGACAATATTTTTACGGTTGAAACCCACAGCGGAACGTTCAGCACCGATAGTATCTGTGGTTTACAATACAAAGCCGGTGTGGGCGGAACACTGCGGATGGCGGCCTCGCCCAACCCGGTGTTCGACAACGTGCAGATTGCTGTTCAGGCTGCGTATGATGGTCCTATAAAAGTTTATGGTTATGATGTGTGGGGTACGCAGGTTTTTCACACGGAGTTGGCGGAGTCAGCAGTCATCAGCACATCAATGGCACTATTGCCGCCGGGACTGTATTTGTTCGTTGCAACACAGGGAGTCCGCCGCAACTCAGTCACGGTGGTGCGACCATGA